TGCACCGCGCCGGTGCCTGTCGACAGGTCGACGTGGCCGCCGGTGATGACGACGCCCTCGACGCCCTCGTGGATCGGCTGGCGGTACTTCAGCCCGGCGAGGTCCGCGCCCTTCACGTACGGCTCGAGCCGCTCGCCGCTCCAGCCGGTCACGGACGCGACCTCGTCTGCGAGCTCGACCGCCACGACCGCCCAGTCGCCGCGGTCGGTCTTGAGCGCCGTGTACTCGGCGTCCTCGGCGAGTGTCACCGCGACGTTGGCCGGCAGGGTCCACGGCGTCGTCGTCCAGATGAGCACGTGCATCGGCTCGGCTACCTGTGCCCAAGCGTCAGGCCTCGACGTCAGCTCGAACTTCACGTAGATGCTCTCGCCGGGCTCATCGGCGTACTCGATCTCGGCCTCGGCGAGCGCCGTGCGGCAGCGGATGCACCAGTGGATGGGCTTGCGGCCCTTGTAGATCATCCCGCGGCGGTACATCTCCTTGAAGATGCGGACGTTGCCGGCCTCGTACTCGGGCTTGAGGGTGAGGTACGGGTCGATGAAGTCGCCGCGCACGCCGAGCCGCATGAACTCGTCGGCCTGCACACCCACGAACCGCATGGCGTAGTCGCGGCACTTCGCGCGCAAATCGGCCTGCGAGATCGTCTTCATGACCTCGGGGCCGAGGTCCTTCTCGACCTGGTGTTCGATGGGCTGGCCGTGGCAGTCCCATCCCGGCACGTACGGCGCCACGTACCCGCGCATCGTCTTGTACTTGACCACCACGTCCTTGAGCACCTTGTTGAACGCGGTGCCCATGTGGATGTGACCGTTCGCGTAGGGCGGCCCGTCGTGCAGGACGAACGCGGGCCCGCCGGCGTTGACCACGAGCGACTTCGCGTAGATGTCGCGCTCCGCCCACCACGCGAGCCGCTCCGGCTCCCGGGTTGCCAGCGACGCCTTCATCGGGAAGTCCGTCTGCGGCAGGTTCATCGTGCTCTTGTAGTCCGGCGCCTCGCCCATCGTGATAGGTCCTCTCGTCAGCACAAACGAAAGCGCGCCTCGTCCTCATGCCCGGGACGAAGCGCGCTCGAATGCTTCGCGTTCGCTTTCACCACCCAGCTTGCGCGGACCTCCCGCGCGGCACTGTCCCGCCCGGTAACGGAGGCGTCCCGCCGGAGCCTACCCGCGGCCTGCACAGCGCCGTTTCGGTCCGGGGCTCGGAGGTGATGTTCGCGCGTTTCGCCGTGCCCGCGGGCTCCCACTGTCCCCGCTCGCTGGAAAGGGCCGTGCCGTGAACGCTACTCGTCCTCGTCGCTGCCTGTCGTGCTATGGGCGCAGTCTCGCGACCGCGTGCGAGCGATGGTAGCGCGGCCCGTGCGCGAGGGTCAACGCGAACGGCCCCTCAGAACAGCGGCGCGTCGGGCTCCCCGAACGCCGCCTTGACCTCACTTGCCCCGACCCCGTGCAGATCCACCAGCTTGTGCCGGGAGGTCTCCCCACGCACCACGCGGACCGTGCTCTTCGGCGCGCGCAGCGCCTCGGCGAGCAGCTCGCAGGTCGCCGCGTTCGCCTTGCCACCCTCCGGCGGAGCGGTCACGCGGACCTGGAGCTCATCACCGCGCCAGCCGCCGATCTCGTCGCGGCCCGCGCGCGGGGTCACGTGGACCGTGATCCGCGTCCCCATCGAGGGCTAGTCGATCTCCTCGATGTCGATGTCGTTCTCGCGCTCGCCCGCCGTCCTGCGCGGCAGCTTGAACTCGGGCGCGTCGATGCCGGCGTCGTCATCGATCGGCACCGGGGCCGCGCT
The sequence above is a segment of the Actinomycetota bacterium genome. Coding sequences within it:
- a CDS encoding DUF167 domain-containing protein codes for the protein MGTRITVHVTPRAGRDEIGGWRGDELQVRVTAPPEGGKANAATCELLAEALRAPKSTVRVVRGETSRHKLVDLHGVGASEVKAAFGEPDAPLF